Genomic window (Nicotiana sylvestris chromosome 7, ASM39365v2, whole genome shotgun sequence):
GTAAGGCGTCCACAGCAAACAAGATCAAAGCTAGTTTTATTATAAAATTACCTTattttgtaaattaaaaaaaaaagaggaacaaAGATAAATGCTACAAAGGGAAATAAGGGAATAAATAAGCAACAAGCTATTAAATCAAACAATAAGAGaatctatctataattaaaagcagaagacaAAAGCACATCATGAAGCCAAATGACAGAACAATAGAATGACACATGACATGTTAAGACATtgctcctaaatattaggaagtAGAATTCAAACCATTCATGAGAAAACCGTAAACACTTCTATGCAGTTTTgttaatttaaaatttatttaaattattaaattattgTATTTGGAAAAAACCATGGTATTTTTAAAAAACAGCCCGCTTCCTCAAAAATAGGACTGGCCTTCCGCCCCTGTTGCAGTTCTAAACCGTTCAAACTCCTCTTAAATTATCTCAATTTTTAatgtttttaaattattaaatcaatttatttgtTAAAACCTTTTACTCCACAATATTAGGTAATTACTTTTTACCTTCAACTTAACCTATATTTTCTCTTCAAAAGCACGATGGATTCAACTGTTTAACCCACGTATCGTATAGTGGGTATCAACTGCTCATACTGGGTATCAACTGCTCAAGTGTAGAGGAGTTTATATTTCTTTCTCAACTACACGTTCTTCAATTCTAAAGTTCCTTCTTCTATCAAGATTTCAAGAAAACTTACGGCTTATGCAAAAGATGGCTACTCACATTGATTTCATCAAGGATATAACAATTTCGAAGATGCaatggaagttgaaagttcgTGTTGTCCGTATGTGGGAAGTACCGGATCATTTTAATCCAGGCACTATATTCTCGATTGAATTGGTTCTACAAGATGAAAAGGTATTTTACATATGTTATTACCTTGCTAATTCGATTTGATTTTCGgaattgttatatatatatatatatatatatatatatatatatatatatatatatatatatatatatatatatttgttttgcTCCTCCAAATTGCTAATTCGAATTTGATTTTCGGAATTgttatatgattatatatatatatatatatatatatatatatatttgttttgcTCCTCCAAATTGCTAATTCGATTTAAATTATACATGACTTAGGTTGTACTCTGCAGCAAAATAGTTTTCGAAAGCAATGCCAGAAAAATCCATCTTCTTCAAATGATTCTCCCTTTTGAAGAGCATATGAGCTGCACATTTATAGATTTGTTATGCTGAGTTTTTGTCATAGTTGACAATAGCCATTCTTGAGATTTACTCTATACATATAAGTGATTACCTATAATTTGAATCTCTTAACTGCATTGATGGAACTATATCCATTTTCCACATAGGTTGTCAACTTTTCCAACTGAACTACGTTATTAGAATTCACATTACCTTATTAGTTGATAGCTACGTTAATGCAAAAGAAAGCCAGATGCCATTTGCAACAATCACAGAACATGGAAAACTGGGAAGTTCTTAAATGATCAATACTCATATAATGCAGGACACATTACTGTTTATCAACTTTCTGCTATTAGAATTCACATTACTGTTTATCAACTTTCTGCTATTAGAATTCACATTACTGTTTATGTAATTATATTTCACATTACTGTTTATCCTCCCTTCTGAAGAGCATATGAGTTGCATATTTATAGATTTGTTCAAATTTACTATGCAGcacattttttcaaatttttcatgaAAAGTATAAACTAATTCCTTTGGTTCTCTGTTTCTCGGTTTTGTATTCGTCCTCAAAACATTTGTACAAATATAAACAGGGGACAGGACAAAGATTTGTCATTAGATTTGGATATAATGATTAGCATTAGCAACTACTGATCTGAGGAAAAACAGGACAAAGACTAATAAATGTAAAATAGCAGTGATTTTACAACAGCTTCTTTTCCTTCTCCAAATGAGGATACAGTCGCTGGAAATTCAAGACTATCCATATCAAGTGTCGTAAACCAATCTCAGGAAATAATACCTTTGGCGAATACAGTAAACAACTTTTAGTTTGCACCCATTTTCAGCAACAAGTTTACAACACTATGCCACTACCCCCATGATTTCCCACTCCCACACAAAACTCCTCACATCCAACCATTTCATACACGTTCAGTCGTCCACCTTCAACTTCCCCATGTTTTCAACCTTCTACTTCACATATCCCTTCACAAATCCTCCCCACTTACCCACTATAACCACTTCTCCACTATACTAATCACATGATATTATAAAAGGACATAATAAGGGAGGTGTTAATACAAGAAAATTCAGAGAACAACGAAGAACAGAGGAGAGTCCGACAATATTACGCAAACAAAAATATTCTGCAAATTCAACATAGCCTCAATTCTGCCGGAAAAGTGAGTGCTTTTCGGATTCTTCGTTTCCAATATTGTTTGTCACAAGTTATTTTCGCTTGATTTTGGTTAACTTTTACAGTAAAATTTAATTTGAATAAATTTATAATTTGAAGAAATAATAAGATATTGATTTGAATAATTTTGATTACTCTCAAAATTAATAATACTTCATCAATCTGGAAAATTGGTTCTCAAAGGCAGACTTCGTTTGGTTTTTCCTGCTTTCTTTAGCTTTCTAGCTATTCAGGGCAATTGGTTCTCAAAGGCTCACGTAATTCCAATGGAATAGTTTATAAATTAAGCAATCAAAATCAACACTGTTTTTTCGCTTTCattactgtttttttttttgtaatatagTATAGTATCACCGACAAGAATATACTAAATTTTATGTGATCTATTGGAATTTAGTATGTACAAGTCTATTGGTGTTGTTAACTTATTTGTATACTAACTGAAATTAGGATGCGTTTCTAAATACTCATATTGGAATTAATTTAAATAGTAGTATCCTCTATTCATTATTCTATacaattcaacaattaaatgTTTCTATTAGCATTCACTATCCTTTTAGCAGTCCTCTCAAGAAATAACATCATTCTCTCAAATTTGTGAGTGCTTTGAGACGCTACTGCCTGAGCTATATCTACTAAGGAGCAAGTTTCAAAATAATATGCATGTACTATGTTATCTCATTGACATGTTGTAGCTATTCTTATTCTTTCTTTAGTTCTATTTCAGATATGGATGAACAAACACGTTCAAATTACTCCAACTATGAGTGCTCAAATTCAACGAAGGGGACAACGTCGAAAGATACGCCGTCGCAACATTTATTCCTATAATGCTTCAGACTCGAAGCCTGAAATTATCAGGAATGTCCCAAGGGCTATACACAATAAGTTAAGAGATCGAAGGGCTGAacgaagggaaaaagaaaagaaatttagaGAGCTTAGGCCTGCACTAGATCTACATATTGCAAATTATCAGCTTATGAGAGATGCACTAATAGATGTTATAGACAAAATTATACTATACGATTGGGAAGCATTATCAATTTTAGTAGATTCACTTGGACAACCTTTAGGTAGTATTTTAACTGACATTTATCACGAGGTGTGGCCAAGTGGACCTTTTTGGGTTTATGTCCTTAAATTTGAAGCAGAGTGGAAGAACCGTCTCTACGACTACCtgtaatttatttaattaatgaaagtTTTTTATTGATTTGCAACATTACCTgtcatttaattattattatttttcttaagaGCGTTAGATAAGATAAATTACATAATGGAATAACGCAAACTTATTCCTTCAAATAATGCAACTTTAATGACATATCCAATGTCTTAAAAGAGGGGGAAAAAAATACACACATTACTTTACGCTCTTTGCTTGATTATATGTAATTCTGATGTATAGTAATACTTTACAATTGTTTTGCCTCTTTTCAAATCAAAAATTAATGAGGAATCTATATTAATGAGGATTTAAAAATTAATGAGGAATCGATCAAATGGTTTAAATTTTACGATTGATCAAGTTATAAAAATATGAGATGGTTAAGCAACTAAGTTaataatttattatatttttttcttcGGGTACTATACTAGTTATGTTAAAAGACCATAGTACTAAGCAGGCAAGTACATGACAAGATTCGTCActgtttctttttttcttttctttctttcttttccacgTATTGGACAATTCAATCTGAGTAATATGAAAAATCATAAGCCCACCAATCCCATCGTTCTTCTTTCATTACATGGTCCCAAAAGATTGAAAACAATTGGAAGATATTCTGCTAAAACTCTAATCTCCAATGTTACATGTCAACCACAAGACTTCAAATCCTACGTGTCCTTCAAACACACCACTTGAAATCAGCTTTGATAAGAATCAGATAAGGCCTTTCTCTCTTTTAACCGTCCGATCACTCCATCCTCTCATCCAACCGTCATAATTCTTTCCTCCGCAGATCAAAAATCTGTACCTTCTTCACCAATATAATCAGTATAGGCTCCATATTCCACCACATCAATTCAACAATTTTTCACTAGTCTCCTAGTTAGCTCACATTAGCGGCAATGGCTACCGCAGCTGCCACATCCTCATTCATCGGAACACGGCTGCCGGAAATTCACTCCGGTGCCGGTAGAGTCCAAGCCCGATTCGGATTCGGAAAAAAAGCCGCACCTAAAAAGGCTCCAAAAAGGCAAATCCCAGACAGACCGTTATGGTACCCAGGAGCTAAGGCACCAGAATATCTGGACGGGAGTCTCGTCGGCGATTACGGATTCGATCCATTTGGTTTGGGGAAACCTGCTGAGTACTTGCAATTTGATTTGGATTCATTGGACCAGAATTTGGCTAAGAATTTGGCCGGTGACGTAATTGGGACCAGGACTGAACTTGCTGATGTGAAATCGACACCGTTCCAGCCGTACAGTGAGGTGTTTGGACTGCAGAGATTCAGAGAATGTGAGCTGATCCATGGGAGATGGGCTATGTTGGCTACACTTGGTGCTTTGACTGTTGAGTGGCTCACTGGTATTACATGGCAAGACGCTGGAAAGGTACTACCTACACCATCTTTTGCTTTTGCATGAACGTATTATAACCTGAGATTAACTTAGTTTATAGTGACAGTGAGAAAAATTAATATAAGACATGTGCTAAAATTTAACTGGTAGTAATAAAAGTATAAAACAATAAACAAATTTAAGTTGTTAGCTATATAAGTTAACTTCCCTACTTAATATTTAGTAGTAGTTCTGGTACATTACTTTCTTTGAATAGATAATTCTTATTACATGTTAATTCATGCTCAACGTCATTTGTAATTGTAAGCATATATATATACCCACTAAATGCTTATTTGAATTAAATATGTATGAAAAGTTTTaattaaaaatttatatatatattatatttgcaTAAAGTTTAATTAAAGAGTAATAACTCTGTTGTAATACATACTATTAATTCAAATCTTGGATCCGCATTTTATTTTCAACTTTCCGTATTTCATTTTGATGCCTGAACAGTAGGTTTGTGCATGGTGCTTGTGATTATTCCTTCCTCATTGTCCATGGTTGCCTAGCTAGTTTCGAATTTGTGGATTTACTATTTTGCTAGATTGGGACTACAATCCCATTGGGAACAAAATTTAAACATCATCAATATTTATTAGAAACTTTggtggaaaaaaaaaaaagcaatatgCTCGTGATCGAGCTTGAgataaatagaaaaaatagatCAAGAAAGTATGAAAACAAAGTTTCTAATCACTTGATTTTACGCACGACCAAACCTAAAGTGGAAAATTTCGATGTTTTATGGACAGTTTAGGCTAGAAATTGCATAGTGTAGTTGAGGAGCGATATACATTTAACTGCACTCGTCGTTTAAACCATATAGTTGGTTAAGTAATTTAATGAGGTCAAAATTTATATTACAACTATGATTAAATGATAGAAGTTCATCGAGTATGGATGAGTTTTTCCTGAAAGGAATATTTAATTTGTCACCTTGCTGCACCTAGAAGGTAAATAGGATTAAAGTATTTACATTATGGGGTTGTTTGGTTGGGAAACAAGTTATCACATGATAAAAAAACACTACAATCTCGGGATAACTAATCCCGAGATTAATTATACCATAATTTTATCCTAACCAAACAGGGATAAACCCATCTCAAATTTAATAAGACTTATCAGTAGAGTATTGTTTAACTTGTGATTGTGTTGCACTTgccatttctaactcatttaacTCTTTCTTGGACTTGCATAGGTTGAGCTGGTTGAGGGATCATCCTACTTGGGGCAACCACTCCCATTCTCCATTACAACATTGATCTGGATTGAGGTCCTTGTTATTGGATACATTGAATTCCAAAGAAACGCTGAGCTTGACCCGGAAAAGA
Coding sequences:
- the LOC104249763 gene encoding chlorophyll a-b binding protein CP29.1, chloroplastic-like; the encoded protein is MATAAATSSFIGTRLPEIHSGAGRVQARFGFGKKAAPKKAPKRQIPDRPLWYPGAKAPEYLDGSLVGDYGFDPFGLGKPAEYLQFDLDSLDQNLAKNLAGDVIGTRTELADVKSTPFQPYSEVFGLQRFRECELIHGRWAMLATLGALTVEWLTGITWQDAGKVELVEGSSYLGQPLPFSITTLIWIEVLVIGYIEFQRNAELDPEKRLYPGGSFFDPLGLAADPEKKATLQLAEIKHARLAMVAFLGFAVQAAATGKGPLNNWATHLSDPLHTTIFDTFGFFS